From the Lampris incognitus isolate fLamInc1 chromosome 6, fLamInc1.hap2, whole genome shotgun sequence genome, one window contains:
- the mgat4c gene encoding alpha-1,3-mannosyl-glycoprotein 4-beta-N-acetylglucosaminyltransferase C, whose product MRLVWKSLDKMRCLRKRSTIPLLGFLITFLLFLNLYIEDGYVLEGDKRQLRETSVHHPSSERYVHTFRDLTNFSGTINVTYRYLAGTPLNRKKYLTIGLSSVKRKRGNYLLETIKSIFDQSSYEELKEIVVVVHLADFDLVWCENLVQEITRKFAHHIIAGRLLVIHAPEEYYPSLDGLKRNYNDPEDRVRFRSKQNVDYAFLLNFCTNLSHFYMMLEDDVHCSRNFLTALKKVITSREGSYWVMLEFSKLGYIGKLYHSRDLPRLAHFLLMFYQEMPCDWLLIHFRGLLAQKDVIRFKPSLFQHMGYYSSYRGAENKLKDDDFEEDSIDIPDNPPASLYTNINVFENYDATKAYSSGDEYFWGKPPSTGDFFVIVFNKSTKISKIKIATGSDDRQNDILHHGALEVGEKLVGTKKGKQCSSYITLGEFKNGNIEVQDVDHKIAFDIECVRIVVTASQKEWLIIRGISLWTIQPPSQ is encoded by the exons ATGAGACTCGTGTGGAAGTCTCTGGACAAGATGAGGTGTCTGAGGAAACGCTCTACCATCCCACTCCTTGGCTTCCTCATCACCTTTCTCCTCTTCCTCAATCTCTACATTGAGGATGGCTATGTGCTG GAGGGGGATAAAAGGCAGCTAAGGGAAACATCAGTGCATCATCCAAGCTCAGAGCGATACGTCCACACCTTTCGAGATCTCACTAATTTCTCTGGAACCATCAATGTCACATATCGGTATCTCGCCGGAACGCCCCTGAACCGCAAAA AGTATCTCACCATTGGCTTGTCATCAGTCAAGAGAAAAAGAGGCAATTACCTCCTGGAGACCATCAAATCCATCTTTGATCAGTCCAGTTATGAGGAACTTAAAGAGATTGTGGTTGTGGTCCATCTGGCCGACTTTGACCTGGTCTGGTGTGAGAACCTGGTGCAGGAGATCACCAGGAAATTTGCCCACCACATTATAGCCGGACGCCTCCTGGTGATCCATGCTCCAGAAGAGTACTACCCATCTCTGGATGGGCTGAAAAGAAACTACAATGACCCGGAGGACAGAGTCCGTTTCCGTTCGAAGCAGAACGTGGACTATGCCTTCCTCCTCAACTTCTGTACAAACCTCTCTCACTTCTACATGATGTTAGAGGACGACGTGCACTGCTCCAGGAACTTCCTGACAGCCTTGAAGAAGGTGATCACCTCTAGAGAAGGTTCCTACTGGGTGATGCTGGAGTTCTCCAAGCTGGGTTATATTGGGAAGCTCTACCACTCCAGAGACCTGCCTCGACTGGCTCATTTCCTTCTGATGTTTTACCAGGAGATGCCCTGTGACTGGCTCCTCATTCACTTCAGAGGCCTTCTGGCCCAGAAGGATGTGATCCGCTTCAAGCCCTCGCTGTTCCAACATATGGGTTATTACTCCTCTTACAGAGGAGCAGAGAATAAATTAAAGGATGACGACTTTGAGGAAGACTCCATAGACATACCTGACAACCCTCCTGCCAGCCTTTACACAAACATCAATGTGTTTGAAAACTATGATGCCACTAAGGCTTACAGCAGTGGTGACGAGTACTTCTGGGGGAAGCCTCCCTCCACTGGGGACTTCTTTGTCATTGTCTTCAACAAATCAACTAAAATTAGCAAAATCAAGATTGCTACTGGTTCTGATGACCGTCAGAATGACATTCTTCACCACGGGGCCCTGGAAGTAGGAGAGAAATTAGTTGGAACTAAGAAAGGGAAACAATGTTCCTCTTACATCACATTAGGGGAATTTAAAAATGGCAATATTGAGGTTCAAGATGTAGACCACAAAATTGCATTTGACATTGAGTGTGTGCGCATTGTGGTGACAGCCAGTCAGAAAGAATGGCTCATTATTAGAGGAATAAGTTTATGGACTATACAGCCCCCTAGCCAATGA